In Musa acuminata AAA Group cultivar baxijiao chromosome BXJ2-8, Cavendish_Baxijiao_AAA, whole genome shotgun sequence, one genomic interval encodes:
- the LOC103993863 gene encoding protein SPIRRIG isoform X1, with protein MFQSSRKTMKWSSLLKDLREKIGLSASQPQLQSVACPSPSLSAAAEYGGAGASESAPSSAYGSPVASPARGKHELELDFKKFWEQFRSSSSEKEKETALNLAVDVFCRLVKQQSNVAQLITKFVEVHIFSFVVGRAFVTDCEKLRIYSKGKSLNVANIISFFSEVKEGIGRGSNLLYAVEFLVTGATDKQPLLDSGILCCLIHILSALLTPDKAKKGQLETLEESTKSKKAMDDKDALRVRRLEIEGSIVHIMKALASHPSAAPSLIEDDSLQLLFHMVANGSSHVFAQFGDGLVPLHTIQLHRHAMQILGLLLVNDNGSTAKYIHKHHLIRVLLMAVKDFNPQKGDAAYTMGIVDLLLECVELSYRPEAGTTNLREDIHNAHGYHFLVQFALTLSSLQKDQVVQSVSSKLPHKESSQLDGQDAANSSIQLESQSDASSSHLSPALIRLLDALVNLAQTGPTEHTVGKGSKSIHSKGTSHRSRTHSFDRLGDDEKSNTKVKDLEAIQMLQDIFLKAKNVELQAEVLNRMFKIFSSHLDNYQLCQQLRTLPLFILNMAGFPASLQEIVLKILEYAVTVVNCIPEQELLSLCCLLQQPITASLKHTILAFFVKLLSFDQKYKKVLREVGVLEVLLDDLKQHKYFSGVEQQNRISSGLEKSNPGSFRKHIDNKDGILSSPKLMVSGLGKYPVFEDDSTTAIAWDCLFSLLRRAEANQQSFRSSNGVSVILPLLISDRHRSGVLRLLSCLIIEDALQAHPEELGMLIEILKSGMVTSVSGSQYKLQTDAKCEILSSLWRIFGANNSAQRVFGDATGFSLLLTTLHGFQGSELPDVQSSINVFNFLMRAITAGVFNNPVNRLRLQATMSSQTFYDLLCESSLLCVECEKQVVQLLFELALENVLPPSANIQGESSSSDTSEDEPNSFLPISLGISRLDNERIYNASAVGVLIRSLLLFTPKMQLDILKFIEKLAHAGPFNQENLTSVGCIALLLETIRPLLEGSSLLLIHAFRIVEVLGAFRLSSSELRVLVRYVLLLKLKNSGQLLVDMMEKLVQMEDIRSEGVSLAPFVEMDMSKVGHASIQVSLGERTWPPAAGYSFVCWFQYHNLLKSQVKESEQASRIGSSKSNASGGQVLHIFSVGAMNDGNTLYAELYLQENGVLTLATSNSCSLSFPGIEMEEGRWHHLAVVHSKPNALAGLFQASVAYLYVNGKLIHTGKLGYSLSPVGKLLQVTLGTPVSHAKISDLSWRLRCCYLFEEVLTSGSVFFMYILGRGYRGLFQDADLLRFVPNQACGGGSMAILDSLEAELPMASNSQRPDSSIKQGTTKSDRSGIVWDLERLTNLSLQLSGKKLIFAFDGTSSESFRASGTLSLLNLVDPTSAAASPIGGIPRYGRLSGDVYICNQLMISDSIRAVGGIPVVLALVEAAETRDMLHMALELLACSLHQSPQNVRDMQMLRGYHLLALFLHRKMSLFDMHSLDIFFRIVACEASFSEPQKYQASGAMSLPARTSPEASVEDLSFPKFSDEINSVGSHGDLDDFSAQKDSFSHLSDLENTDLSDVNSNCIVLSNADMVEHVLLDWTLWVTASVSIQIALIGFLERMVSTHWYRNHNLTILRHMNLVQHLLVTLQRGDMEVLVLEKLVVLLGVILEDGFLPSELELVVKFVIMTFDPPHLTQGNQIIRETMGKHVIVRNMLLEMLIDLQVTINAEELLEQWHKIVSSKLIAFFLDEAVHPTSMRWIMTLLGVCLASSPTFALMFRSSGGYQGLSRVLPSFHDSPEIYYILFCLIFGKAVYPRVPEVRMLDFLALLPNDGNYGELKFVDLLETVIAMAKATFDRLSMQSMIAHQDGNLSLTNGSLVAELVEATTDMAGDLQGEALLHKTYAARLMGGEAGAPIAATSILRFMVGLAKTCPSFSALCRRADFLESCVDLYFSCVRADCALRLAKNLPTVAPEEKNDIDDDEDSENTFTSLPPENEQSVKTSISTGSFPQEQKSTSSTDIQGTPNYPLIDATVKRDDARNVDPKKSLSGEGDQSLWSPNEQNFTDMSFTYNDPDIRAQILSQPSDTLSSASMSVPYSPAQSENSNMKTSASPVLALTSWIGSTGSNSDAKAKLTATPSMRSFSLNESDSSPDLKTNSHESSAASMFLPITPKLLLEIDDSGYGGGPCSAGAAAVLDFTAEVLADIVSEQLKATQFVENILESVPLDVDVESALVFQGLCLGRLMNFLERRLLRDDEDEKKLDKNRWTVNLDSLCWMIVDRVYMGSFSEPIGVFRTLEFLLSMLQLANKDGHVEEAAPGKGLLSIARGSKQLEAYIHAILKNTNRIIMYCFLPLFLKSICEDDLLFTMGFQSERSTNLSLNEMQDESTVNICTILQLLIANKRLVLCPSNLDTDLICCLCINLIALLRDKRSMAQNQAVDLIKYLLLHRRPALEDFLVTKPNQGPALNVLRGGFDKLLTGNLSAFFDWFEGSEQAINKVLEQCSSIMWAQYVSGSAKFPGVRIKGMEVRRKREMSRKARECAKLDVKHWEQIYERRFALESGQDIMSTELRAIRQDKYGWVLHAESEWQNQLQQLVHERGIFPIRRASLKLEWQLCALEGPYRMRKKLERCKLKIDTIHSVLVRGVELEKPKMFKQKHENGAGTSGSESDSYFNILSDDAPDKSYDGSDHKESSIKEVGSRVETLPSAQIGWNDDHYSSMHEPSVHSATECGNKSSSFSVQMTEEKKSELGTPKQSSSFKSYDTRAPELKQEKELLDNGEYLIRPFLEPLEKIRFRYNCERVVGLDKHDGIFLIGDLCLYVIENFYIDDSGCICEKVNEDDLSVIDQALGVKKDVSGSSDFQLKSPSTRSMAVKTLAGGRAWAYNGGAWGKEKVCSSSNLPHPWHMWKLDSIYELLKRDYQLRPVAIELFSMDGCNDLLVFHKKEREEVFKNLITMNLPRNSMLDTTISGSSKQESNEGSRLFKIMAKSFSKRWQNGEISNFQYLMHLNTLAGRGYSDLTQYPVFPWVLADYESETLDLKNPRTFRKLDKPMGCQTAEGKEEFRKRYETWDDPDVPKFHYGSHYSSAGIVLFYLVRLPPFSTENQKLQGGQFDHADRLFNSVRDTWLSAAGRSNTSDVKELIPEFFYMPEFLENRFNLDLGEKQSGEKVGDVVLPPWAKGSPREFIRKHREALESDYVSENLHHWIDLIFGYKQRGKAAEDATNVFYHYTYEGNVDIDSVEDPTMKASILAQINHFGQTPKQLFLKPHVKRRTDRKVPLHPLRYSASLVPHQVRRSSSFISQIVTLNEKILLARANSLLKPVTYNKYISWGFPDRSLRIMSYDQDKLLSTHENLHGGNQIQCVGISHDGQILVTGADDGVVSVWKSDKDNRLSLGRALCAHTGKITCLHVSQPYSLIVTGSDDCSVILWDLTNLVFVKQLPLFPAPVSAVHVNELTGTVLTAAGILLAVWSVNGDCLTMMNTSQLPSDVILTITSAAYSDWQDTNWYMTGHQSGAVKVWNMVHCSTDEANKSKSPTNGSGLLNLGGRLPEYNLVLHKVLKSHKHPVTALHLTSDMKQLLSGDSSGHLLSWTLSDNSLRAS; from the exons ATGTTCCAGTCATCGCGGAAAACGATGAAATGGTCGTCATTGCTTAAGGATCTCAGGGAGAAGATCGGGCTCTCCGCGTCGCAGCCACAGTTACAGTCCGTAGCCTGCCCGTCTCCCTCGCTCTCCGCCGCCGCCGAATATGGTGGAGCTGGCGCATCGGAGTCGGCCCCGTCGTCGGCATACGGATCTCCCGTCGCGTCACCTGCGAG AGGCAAACATGAATTGGAGTTGGACTTTAAGAAGTTCTGGGAACAATTCCGATCTTCCAGCTCTGAAAAG GAGAAAGAAACAGCATTAAATTTGGCTGTAGATGTATTCTGTAGACTGGTTAAGCAGCAGTCCAATGTAGCTCAGTTGATTACCAA GTTTGTAGAAGTACAcatattttcttttgttgttggaaGAGCCTTTGTGACAGATTGTGAGAAGTTGAGAATCTATAGCAAGGGAAAATCTTTAAATGTTGCAAACATAATAAGTTTCTTTTCTGAAGTTAAG GAGGGGATCGGCCGTGGTTCTAATTTGTTATATGCAGTAGAGTTCCTTGTAACAGGG GCAACGGATAAGCAACCCCTGTTGGATTCTGGCATTCTATGCTGTCTTATTCATATTCTCAGTGCACTTTTAACTCCTGACAAGGCCAAGAAAGGACAACTTGAAACCTTAGAAGAATCAACTAAAAGTAAAAAAGCTATGGATGATAAAGATGCTCTTCGAGTGCGACGGCTTGAG ATAGAAGGAAGTATAGTGCATATTATGAAGGCATTAGCAAGCCATCCTTCAGCAGCACCaagtttgattgaagatgattcacTTCAGCTTCTCTTTCATATGGTTGCAAATGGTTCTTCACATGTATTTGCTCAATTTGGAGATGGCCTTGTTCCTTTGCATACCATTCAACTTCATCGACATGCCATGCAG ATACTTGGTCTTCTTCTTGTCAATGACAATGGAAGCACAGCAAAATATATACATAAGCATCACTTG ATAAGAGTCCTTTTGATGGCTGTCAAAGATTTCAATCCTCAGAAGGGTGATGCTGCGTACACCATGGGAATAGTTGATTTGCTGCTTGAATGCGTCGAATTATCATATAGACCTG AGGCTGGCACCACTAATCTAAGGGAAGATATACACAATGCACATGGCTATCACTTTCTTGTTCAGTTTGCCTTAACACTATCCAGCTTGCAAAAGGATCAGGTTGTTCAGTCAGTCAGTTCAAAGTTGCCACATAAAGAGTCTTCCCAACTGGATGGTCAGGATGCAGCTAATAGTTCGATACAGTTGGAAAGTCAAAGTGATGCCTCATCATCCCATCTTTCTCCAGCATTAATAAGGCTACTTGATGCTCTTGTTAATTTAGCACAAACAGGTCCTACAGAACACACTGTTGGAAAAGGTTCAAAATCTATACACAGTAAGGGTACAAGCCATCGAAGTCGTACACATTCTTTTGATAGACTCGGTGATGATGAGAAAAGTAATACTAAGGTTAAAGATCTTGaagccatacagatgcttcaagaTATTTTTTTGAAGGCAAAAAATGTGGAACTTCAGGCGGAGGTGTTGAATAGGATGTTTAAGATATTTTCATCCCATCTTGACAATTACCAGTTGTGTCAACAACTGCGGACCTTGCCCCTGTTTATCCTTAATATGGCTGGCTTTCCTGCATCATTACAGGAGATTGTTCTAAAAATTTTAGAATATGCTGTGACTGTTGTAAACTGTATTCCTGAACAAGAACTGCTTTCACTTTGTTGCTTATTGCAGCAGCCTATTACTGCTAGCCTGAAGCATACTATACTTGCTTTCTTTGTTAAGCTCCTGTCCTTTGATCAGAAGTATAAGAAAGTCCTTAGGGAGGTTGGTGTTTTGGAGGTTCTACTAGATGATCTGAAACAGCACAAGTATTTTTCTGGTGTAGAGCAGCAAAACAGGATTTCTAGTGGTTTAGAAAAGTCTAATCCTGGCAGCTTCAGAAAACACATCGACAACAAAGATGGCATTCTTTCTTCACCCAAATTAATGGTTTCTGGTTTAGGAAAATATCCTGTATTTGAAGATGACAGTACCACAGCTATAGCATGGGATTGTCTTTTTTCTTTGTTAAGGAGAGCTGAAGCTAACCAACAATCATTCCGATCATCCAATGGGGTCAGTGTCATTCTTCCATTATTGATATCTGATCGCCATCGTTCTGGTGTTCTTCGGCTCCTATCTTGTTTGATTATTGAAGATGCTCTTCAG GCTCATCCGGAAGAATTAGGTATGCTAATTGAGATTCTCAAGAGTGGGATGGTTACAAGTGTCTCTGGATCTCAATACAAACTTCAAACTGATGCAAAATGTGAAATATTAAGTTCATTATGGCGTATCTTTGGGGCAAACAATTCAGCACAAAGAGTTTTCGGAGACGCCACAGGCTTTTCCCTACTGTTAACCACATTACATGGTTTTCAGGGCAGTGAGCTTCCAGATGTTCAATCTTCTATAAATGTTTTTAATTTTCTAATGCGAGCCATCACTGCTGGGGTATTCAATAATCCTGTCAATAGATTGAGACTCCAAGCAACTATGTCATCTCAGACATTTTATGATCTTCTCTGTGAGTCCAGTTTGCTTTGTGTGGAATGCGAGAAGCAAGTTGTCCAGTTGTTGTTTGAGCTTGCACTTGAGAATGTTCTTCCACCATCTGCTAATATTCAGGGGGAGAGTTCTTCCTCTGATACCTCAGAGGATGAGCCAAATTCTTTCTTGCCCATCTCTCTTGGTATATCTAGGCTTGACAATGAGCGGATATACAATGCTAGTGCAGTGGGTGTGCTCATACGTTCCCTGTTACTCTTTACTCCAAAAATGCAATTGGATATCCTGAAGTTCATTGAAAAGCTTGCTCATGCTGGTCCATTTAATCAGGAAAATTTAACTTCTGTTG GATGCATTGCACTTCTGCTGGAGACAATTAGGCCATTACTTGAGGGCTCATCCCTGCTACTTATACATGCTTTCCGAATTGTGGAAGTTCTAGGAGCATTCAG GCTGTCTTCTTCTGAGCTTCGAGTTCTTGTAAGATATGTTCTGCTGTTAAAGTTGAAGAATTCAGGGCAACTTCTTGTTGATATGATGGAAAAATTAGTACAGATGGAAGACATCAGATCAGAGGGTGTTTCCTTAGCACCATTTGTTGAGATGGACATGAGCAAAGTGGGTCATGCATCCATTCAGGTGTCTTTAGGAGAAAGAACATGGCCTCCAGCTGCTGGGTATTCTTTCGTTTGTTGGTTTCAGTATCATAATTTATTGAAAAGTCAAGTTAAAGAATCTGAGCAGGCATCCAGAATTGGATCTAGCAAAAGCAATGCTTCTGGTGGTCAGGTATTGCATATCTTTTCTGTTGGTGCAATGAATGATGGAAACACATTATATGCAGAACTCTACCTCCAAGAGAATGGTGTCTTAACTCTAGCAACAAGTAATTCGTGCTCACTATCATTTCCTGGCATAGAAATGGAAGAAGGAAGGTGGCATCACCTTGCAGTTGTTCATAGCAAACCTAATGCGTTAGCAGGATTATTCCAAGCCAGTGTAGCATACCTTTATGTTAATGGAAAGCTGATTCACACAGGAAAGCTTGGCTACTCACTATCTCCTGTTGGTAAATTATTGCAAGTTACTCTTGGTACACCAGTTTCTCATGCAAAAATTAGTGATTTATCATGGAGGCTTAGATGCTGTTATCTTTTTGAGGAGGTGCTCACCTCTGGTAGTGTTTTCTTCATGTATATTCTTGGCCGAGGATACAGGGGACTATTTCAGGATGCAGATCTTCTAAGGTTTGTCCCAAACCAGGCTTGTGGTGGGGGCAGCATGGCAATACTAGATTCTTTGGAAGCTGAGTTGCCTATGGCTTCCAATTCACAACGACCTGATAGTTCTATCAAACAGGGAACAACCAAGTCAGATCGCAGTGGGATTGTTTGGGATTTGGAAAGATTGACAAACCTTTCTTTACAGCTTTCTGGCAAAAAACTCATCTTCGCTTTTGATGGAACATCCTCAGAATCATTTCGAGCTTCTGGGACATTGTCCTTGCTCAATCTTGTTGATCCAACATCAGCTGCTGCCTCTCCTATTGGTG GTATACCACGTTACGGTCGCCTTTCTGGAGATGTGTACATCTGCAACCAATTGATGATCAGTGATAGTATACGTGCTGTTGGTGGAATCCCTGTTGTGCTTGCTCTTGTCGAGGCTGCTGAAACCAGGGACATGCTACACATGGCACTGGAGTTGCTTGCATGTTCACTTCATCAAAGTCCACAGAATGTTAGGGACATGCAAATGTTGAGAGGATATCATCTTCTCGCACTTTTTCTGCACCGTAAGATGTCACTATTTGATATGCATTCACTTGACATATTCTTTCGTATTGTGGCATGTGAGGCCTCCTTTTCTGAACCACAAAAGTATCAAGCAAGCGGGGCTATGAGTCTTCCTGCTAGAACCTCACCAGAAGCCAGTGTAGAGGATCTTTCTTTTCCAAAATTTTCTGATGAAATTAATTCAGTTGGATCTCATGGAGATCTGGATGATTTCTCTGCACAAAAGGATTCCTTTAGTCATCTTTCAGATCTTGAAAACACTGATTTGTCAGATGTAAACTCAAACTGTATTGTTCTGTCAAATGCTGACATGGTCGAGCATGTCCTCCTAGACTGGACATTGTGGGTTACAGCTTCTGTTTCGATTCAAATTGCACTTATTGGATTTCTTGAACGCATGGTATCCACGCACTGGTATAGAAATCACAACCTGACAATCTTACGTCACATGAACCTGGTTCAGCATTTATTAGTAACTCTGCAACGTGGTGATATGGAAGTTCTTGTTTTAGAGAAGTTGGTGGTACTGCTTGGTGTCATTCTGGAGGATGGCTTTTTACCTTCTGAGCTAGAACTAGTTGTCAAATTTGTTATTATGACATTTGATCCGCCCCACCTGACTCAAGGGAATCAGATTATTCGAGAGACAATGGGAAAGCATGTTATAGTAAGGAACATGTTACTGGAGATGCTTATTGATTTACAAGTAACTATTAATGCTGAAGAGTTGCTTGAACAGTGGCATAAGATTGTCTCATCCAAATTGATTGCCTTTTTCCTTGATGAAGCTGTACATCCAACCAGTATGAGATGGATCATGACTCTTTTGGGAGTTTGTCTTGCTTCTTCTCCTACGTTTGCTCTCATGTTCCGTAGCAGTGGGGGTTACCAAGGGTTGTCACGTGTTCTTCCAAGCTTCCATGATTCTCCTGAAATATACTATATTCTCTTCTGTTTAATATTTGGTAAGGCTGTCTATCCCAGGGTGCCTGAAGTCCGCATGCTTGACTTTCTTGCCCTTTTGCCTAATGATGGAAACTATGGCGAGTTGAAATTTGTCGACCTGTTAGAAACAGTGATTGCTATGGCAAAAGCCACATTTGATAGATTGAGCATGCAGTCAATGATTGCTCATCAAGATGGTAATCTGTCACTTACCAATGGTAGCTTAGTTGCAGAGCTTGTAGAAGCAACAACAGATATGGCAGGAGACCTTCAAGGTGAAGCACTATTGCACAAGACTTATGCAGCACGATTAATGGGTGGGGAGGCAGGGGCACCTATTGCTGCCACCTCAATTTTGCGGTTTATGGTTGGTTTAGCAAAAACATGTCCTTCGTTCTCTGCTTTGTGCAGGCGAGCAGATTTTCTTGAAAGCTGTGTTGATCTATATTTTTCTTGTGTAAG GGCTGATTGTGCATTAAGGTTGGCTAAAAATCTTCCTACTGTTGCACCTGAGGAGAAGAATGatattgatgatgatgaggattCTGAGAACACATTCACTAGCTTGCCTCCAGAAAATGAGCAGTCTGTGAAAACTTCCATAAGCACTGGAAGCTTTCCTCAAGAGCAAAAAAGTACTAGTTCCACAGATATACAAGGGACACCTAATTATCCTTTGATTGATGCTACTGTAAAAAGAGATGATGCAAGAAATGTAGATCCTAAGAAATCTCTCAGTGGAGAAGGTGACCAATCTCTCTGGAGTCCTAATGAGCAAAATTTCACTGACATGTCTTTTACTTACAATGATCCTGATATAAGGGCTCAGATTCTCAGTCAACCATCTGATACACTTAGTTCTGCCTCTATGTCTGTCCCTTATTCTCCTGCCCAATCTGAGAATTCAAACATGAAAACTAGTGCATCTCCTGTACTTGCTTTAACATCATGGATTGGCAGCACAGGCAGTAacagtgatgcaaaagcaaaattAACTGCTACTCCATCAATGAGATCTTTTTCCTTGAATGAGTCTGATTCATCTCCTGATTTAAAGACAAATTCGCATGAATCATCTGCTGCAAGCATGTTTCTTCCAATAACTCCAAAGCTGTTACTTGAAATTGATGATTCAGGTTATGGAGGTGGTCCTTGTTCTGCAGGAGCTGCTGCTGTTTTAGACTTCACTGCTGAAGTTCTTGCTGATATTGTCTCAGAACAATTGAAAGCAACCCAGTTTGTAGAGAATATTTTAGAATCTGTTCCACTTGATGTGGATGTTGAGTCTGCTTTAGTTTTTCAGGGATTGTGTTTAGGTAGATTGATGAACTTCCTGGAAAGGCGCCTCTTGCGTGATGATGAAGATGAGAAAAAACTTGATAAAAATCGGTGGACTGTAAACTTAGATTCTCTTTGTTGGATGATTGTAGATCGTGTATATATGGGATCTTTTTCTGAGCCAATTGGAGTATTTAGAACGTTGGAGTTTCTGTTGTCAATGTTACAACTTGCTAATAAAGATGGTCATGTGGAAGAGGCAGCACCTGGAAAAGGATTATTGTCCATTGCCAGGGGAAGCAAGCAACTTGAGGCATATATTCATGCCATTCTGAAAAACACAAATCGCATCATAATGTACTGCTTTTTACCTTTGTTCTTAAAGTCCATTTGTGAGGATGATCTGCTTTTTACTATGGGTTTTCAATCTGAAAGGAGTACCAACTTATCTTTGAACGAAATGCAAGATGAGTCAACTGTCAATATATGCACAATTTTGCAGCTGTTAATTGCTAACAAGCGGCTGGTACTTTGCCCAAGTAATCTCGATACTGATCTGATTTGTTGTCTTTGCATAAATTTAATTGCTCTTCTACGTGACAAGAGATCAATGGCTCAAAATCAAGCAGTGGACCTCATCAAGTACCTGCTGTTGCATCGTCGACCAGCACTCGAAGACTTTCTTGTGACAAAGCCAAATCAAGGACCTGCTTTGAATGTGTTGCGTGGTGGTTTTGATAAGTTATTGACAGGGAATCTCTCTGCATTTTTTGACTGGTTCGAGGGCTCTGAGCAAGCCATTAATAAAGTCTTGGAACAATGTTCATCTATCATGTGGGCGCAATATGTATCTGGGTCAGCTAAGTTTCCTGGGGTCAGAATTAAAGGCATGGAAGTTCGTCGTAAGAGGGAAATGAGTAGGAAAGCACGGGAATGTGCAAAGTTAGATGTAAAACATTGGGAACAGATATATGAGCGAAGATTTGCTCTTGAATCAGGTCAAGATATAATGTCTACAGAACTAAGAGCTATTCGCCAAGACAAGTATGGTTGGGTTCTTCATGCTGAAAGTGAGTGGCAAAATCAGCTTCAGCAACTTGTTCATGAAAGAGGGATTTTTCCCATTCGGCGTGCATCTTTGAAACTCGAATGGCAGCTCTGTGCTCTTGAAGGGCCATATCGGATGCGGAAAAAGCTTGAACGCTGCAAACTCAAAATTGATACAATCCACAGTGTCCTGGTGAGAGGCGTTGAGCTGGAGAAGCCAAAGATGTTTAAGCAAAAGCATGAAAATGGTGCAGGTACATCTGGATCCGAGTCAGattcttattttaatatattatcggATGATGCTCCAGACAAGAGCTATGATGGTAGTGACCACAAAGAGTCCTCAATAAAAGAAGTTGGTTCTAGAGTTGAAACCTTACCATCTGCTCAGATTGGGTGGAATGATGATCATTATAGCAGTATGCATGAACCAAGTGTTCACTCTGCGACGGAATGTGGCAATAAGTCAAGTTCCTTTTCTGTTCAGATGACAGAGGAAAAAAAATCTGAACTAGGCACTCCAAAGCAGTCATCTTCTTTTAAGAGTTATGACACAAGAGCTCCGGAGCTCAAACAAGAGAAAGAACTGCTTGATAATGGTGAATATCTTATCAGGCCTTTTCTTGAACCTTTAGAAAAGATAAGGTTCAGGTATAATTGTGAACGTGTTGTGGGCCTTGACAAGCATGACGGTATATTTCTTATAGGGGACCTCTGCTTGTATGTTATCGAGAACTTTTATATTGATGATTCTGGCTGCATATGTGAAAAGGTAAACGAGGACGACCTATCTGTGATTGATCAAGCTTTGGGTGTGAAAAAGGATGTCTCAGGGAGCAGTGACTTCCAGCTAAAATCCCCTTCAACACGGAGCATGGCAGTAAAGACATTGGCTGGTGGAAGAGCATGGGCATATAATGGAGGTGCTTGGGGAAAGGAGAAGGTTTGTAGCAGTAGTAACCTGCCACATCCATGGCACATGTGGAAGCTTGATAGCATTTATGAACTCCTGAAACGTGATTACCAGCTTCGTCCTGTCGCTATTGAATTATTTAGCATGGATGGATGTAATGATCTTCTGGTTTTCCacaaaaaggagagagaggaggTCTTCAAAAACTTGATCACAATGAACCTTCCACGGAATAGCAT GTTGGACACAACAATATCTGGGTCATCAAAACAAGAAAGCAATGAGGGAAGCCGCCTTTTTAAGATCATGGCCAAGTCCTTCTCAAAGAGATGGCAAAATGGAGAAATTAGCAACTTTCAGTACCTCATGCACCTCAACACTCTTGCAGGACGTGGCTATAGTGATCTTACACAATATCCAGTATTTCCATGGGTTCTTGCAGATTATGAGAGTGAAACTTTGGATTTGAAAAATCCTCGGACATTCCGTAAACTTGATAAACCAATGGGATGTCAAACAGCAGAGGGAAAGGAAGAGTTTAGGAAACG ATATGAGACTTGGGATGATCCTGATGTCCCCAAGTTTCACTATGGTTCTCATTATTCTAGTGCCGGAATTGTACTTTTCTATCTTGTTAGGCTGccaccatttagcactgaaaatcAGAAATTACAAGGGGGGCAGTTTGACCATGCAGACCGTTTGTTTAATAGTGTGAGAGATACATGGTTAAGTGCAGCTGGAAGAAGTAACACATCGGATGTGAAGGAACTGATCCCTGAGTTCTTTTACATGCCTGAGTTTCTGGAGAATCGCTTTAATCTCGACCTGGGTGAAAAACAGTCAGGCGAAAAG GTTGGTGATGTTGTTCTGCCCCCTTGGGCCAAAGGCAGTCCTAGAGAGTTCATAAGGAAGCACCGGGAAGCCTTGGAATCAGATTATGTTTCAGAGAATCTGCATCACTGGATAGACCTCATCTTTGGATATAAGCAGAGAGGGAAG GCAGCTGAAGATGCTACTAACGTTTTCTATCACTACACATATGAAGGAAATGTGGACATAGATTCAGTCGAAGACCCTACCATGAAAGCCTCAATCCTGGCTCAGATAAATCATTTTGGTCAGACACCTAAGCAGTTATTCCTGAAGCCGCATGTTAAGCGCCGAACTGACAGGAAAGTTCCCCTTCACCCTCTTCGTTACAGTGCCAGTCTCGTCCCCCATCAAGTCCGGCGGTCTTCGTCTTTCATCTCTCAGATTGTGACATTGAATGAAAAGATTCTTCTAGCTAGAGCAAATAGCCTACTCAAACCGGTGACATATAACAAGTACATATCTTGGGGGTTTCCAGATAGAAGCTTGAGAATTATGAGCTATGACCAAGACAAACTTCTTTCCACTCACGAAAACCTTCATGGTGGAAACCAGATTCAATGTGTTGGGATCAGTCATGATGGTCAGATTCTGGTGACTGGTGCTGATGATGGTGTTGTTTCAGTTTGGAAGTCGGACAAAGATAACCGCCTGAGTTTGGGGAGGGCCCTCTGTGCCCATACTGGCAAGATAACATGCCTCCATGTCAGCCAGCCTTACTCACTCATTGTGACAGGCTCTGACGACTGTAGTGTGATTCTGTGGGATCTAACAAACTTGGTCTTTGTGAAGCAGCTTCCTCTGTTCCCGGCACCAGTCTCGGCTGTCCATGTGAATGAACTTACAGGAACAGTTTTGACTGCTGCAGGAATTCTTCTTGCAGTTTGGAGTGTCAATGGGGACTGCCTCACGATGATGAATACCTCACAACTCCCTTCGGATGTCATTTTGACAATAACAAGTGCGGCATACTCCGATTGGCAGGACACAAACTGGTACATGACGGGTCACCAGAGTGGAGCAGTCAAGGTCTGGAACATGGTGCATTGTTCCACAGACGAGGCCAACAAGAGCAAGTCACCAACAAATGGATCGGGACTGCTGAATTTAGGTGGGAGGTTGCCCGAGTACAACTTGGTTCTGCACAAGGTACTCAAGTCCCATAAACATCCTGTCACGGCACTTCATCTTACAAGTGATATGAAGCAGCTGTTGAGCGGTGACTCAAGCGGACACTTGCTGTCGTGGACCCTTTCCGACAACAGCTTGAGAGCTTCTTGA